The following coding sequences lie in one Arachis hypogaea cultivar Tifrunner chromosome 4, arahy.Tifrunner.gnm2.J5K5, whole genome shotgun sequence genomic window:
- the LOC112796938 gene encoding uncharacterized protein: MASMIPLQTIIPSITKIPFAGTNGNGNGSVAFSTGGRIHHEKKIKNKIGSSVVVSAVGDLAADSTTYLVAGAIAVALVGTAFPIVFSRKDTCPECDGAGFVRKAGATLRANAARKDQAQIVCARCNGLGKLNQIDK, translated from the exons ATGGCATCGATGATTCCCTTGCAAACCATAATTCCCAGCATTACTAAGATCCCATTTGCAGGAAcaaatggaaatggaaatggtAGTGTAGCATTTAGCACCGGTGGAAGGATTCATCATGAGAAGAAGATCAAGAATAAAATTGGATCTTCAGTTGTGGTTTCTGCAGTTGGAGACTTAGCAGCAGATAGCACCACTTACCTTGTTGCTGGTGCCATTGCTGTCGCACTTGTTGGAACTGCTTTCCCCATCGTCTTCTCTCGCAAAGACAC ATGTCCAGAATGTGATGGAGCAGGGTTTGTTAGGAAGGCTGGAGCAACATTGAGAGCAAATGCAGCACGTAAGGATCAAGCCCAAATTGTTTGTGCTCGCTGCAATGGTTTGGGCAAACTCAACCAAATTGACAAATAG